One Fusobacterium ulcerans DNA segment encodes these proteins:
- a CDS encoding prolyl-tRNA synthetase associated domain-containing protein translates to MYKQELYNFLNDKNIQYEVTEHQAVFNMEELSQIDIPYPEADAKNLFVRDDKKKNYYLITVKGDKRVNLKEFRKENQTRPLSFATEDELKKIMHLIPGAVTPLGILNDEERKIKMFLDDYFLKGNGLIGVHPNDNTATVWMQAEDLIDIIKEHGNEVEICSIG, encoded by the coding sequence ATGTATAAGCAAGAGTTATATAATTTCCTAAATGATAAAAATATACAATATGAAGTAACAGAGCACCAAGCTGTTTTTAATATGGAAGAATTATCACAAATTGATATTCCATATCCTGAAGCAGATGCAAAGAACTTATTTGTCAGGGATGATAAAAAGAAAAACTATTATCTAATTACTGTAAAAGGTGATAAAAGAGTAAACTTAAAAGAATTTCGAAAAGAAAATCAAACAAGACCACTAAGTTTTGCTACAGAAGATGAACTGAAAAAAATCATGCACTTGATACCAGGAGCAGTGACACCACTGGGAATATTGAATGATGAGGAAAGAAAAATAAAGATGTTTTTGGATGATTATTTTTTGAAAGGAAACGGCTTAATTGGTGTCCATCCTAATGATAATACAGCAACAGTATGGATGCAGGCTGAAGATTTAATCGACATCATCAAAGAACATGGAAATGAAGTTGAAATATGTTCAATAGGATAA
- a CDS encoding flavodoxin family protein gives MKKNVLIISTSPRKGGNSDILASEFEKGALESGHQVKKIDLYNKTINFCKGCLVCQSTKKCIIKDDASNIVEEMLHADAIVFATPIYFYEMCGQMKTLLDRTNPLFPVDYSFTDIYLLATAADSSKNSMDGAIKGLQGWIECFEKTSLKGVVKGLGTDAARTIKNFPDTLNEAYTMGKNI, from the coding sequence ATGAAAAAAAATGTTTTAATTATTTCTACCAGCCCACGTAAAGGAGGAAATTCAGATATATTAGCATCTGAATTTGAAAAAGGTGCACTTGAATCAGGGCATCAGGTAAAAAAAATAGATCTTTACAACAAAACTATTAATTTTTGTAAAGGGTGTCTAGTTTGCCAATCTACTAAAAAATGTATTATAAAAGACGACGCTAGCAATATTGTAGAAGAGATGCTTCATGCTGATGCGATAGTATTTGCTACTCCTATATATTTTTATGAAATGTGTGGACAGATGAAAACTTTATTGGACAGAACAAATCCTCTATTTCCAGTAGATTACTCATTTACTGATATCTACCTTTTAGCAACAGCAGCAGACAGCAGTAAAAATTCTATGGATGGAGCTATTAAAGGGCTGCAAGGCTGGATAGAGTGTTTTGAAAAAACAAGTTTAAAAGGTGTAGTAAAAGGACTGGGTACTGATGCTGCTAGAACTATTAAAAATTTTCCTGATACCTTAAATGAAGCTTACACTATGGGGAAAAATATTTAA
- a CDS encoding DapH/DapD/GlmU-related protein → MKIDIEKFLKHVNSGKPIPTGTEIYDFMVKLSHEAMRITAELNSSYHTPEEIRDIFTQLTGREIDSTFSIFPPFYTDCGKNIHIGKNVFINTCCHFQDQGGIFIGDGVLIGHNVTLATLDHGFAPKDRGTTYPTPIILEKNVWLGANVTIVSGVRIGENAIIAAGAMVTKDIPANVVAGGVPAKVIKNI, encoded by the coding sequence ATGAAAATAGATATAGAAAAATTTTTAAAGCATGTAAATAGTGGGAAACCAATTCCTACTGGAACAGAAATTTATGATTTTATGGTTAAACTGAGCCATGAAGCTATGAGAATAACAGCTGAACTAAATAGTTCATATCATACTCCAGAGGAAATCAGAGATATATTTACTCAGCTAACTGGAAGGGAAATTGACAGCACATTCTCTATATTTCCCCCATTTTATACTGACTGTGGAAAAAATATTCACATTGGGAAAAATGTTTTTATAAATACATGCTGTCATTTTCAAGATCAAGGAGGCATCTTCATTGGAGATGGAGTTCTCATAGGTCATAATGTAACTCTGGCAACTCTCGATCATGGCTTTGCTCCTAAAGACAGAGGTACTACATATCCAACACCGATTATTCTGGAAAAAAATGTCTGGCTAGGTGCTAATGTGACTATTGTATCAGGGGTCAGAATAGGAGAAAATGCAATAATTGCAGCAGGAGCAATGGTTACAAAAGATATTCCTGCTAATGTAGTTGCTGGGGGAGTACCAGCAAAAGTTATCAAAAATATTTAA
- a CDS encoding LysR family transcriptional regulator, producing the protein MELRVLRYFLAVAKEESITAASETLHVTQPTLSRQLMELEEEFGKKLFIRGNRKITLTDEGILLRKRAEEIVELVEKTETEITASDEIINGDIYIGGGETDAMRIIAHIVKKLQEKYPQVKYHLFSGNADDVTERLDRGLLDFGVVIEPANIQKYDYLKLPATDTWGVLMRKDSPLAQNTVIKPKDLHNIPLLCSRQSMVGKGISQWIGKDFEKLNIVATYNLVYNASLMVEEGIGYALSLDKLVNTTGNSALCFKPLEPKLEVGLNIVWKKSQVFSKAAKKFLEMLESELS; encoded by the coding sequence ATGGAACTAAGAGTTTTGCGTTATTTTTTAGCTGTAGCAAAGGAAGAAAGCATTACAGCAGCATCAGAAACTTTACATGTAACTCAGCCTACACTTTCTAGACAGCTTATGGAATTAGAAGAGGAATTTGGAAAAAAATTGTTTATACGTGGAAATAGAAAAATTACTCTGACAGATGAAGGAATACTTCTTCGTAAAAGAGCAGAGGAAATAGTTGAACTGGTAGAAAAAACAGAAACAGAAATTACAGCTTCTGATGAAATAATAAATGGTGATATCTATATAGGTGGAGGAGAAACAGATGCTATGCGTATTATTGCACATATAGTAAAAAAACTCCAAGAAAAATATCCACAGGTAAAATATCATCTGTTCAGTGGAAATGCAGATGATGTAACAGAAAGATTAGACAGGGGATTATTGGATTTTGGAGTTGTAATAGAACCTGCAAATATTCAGAAGTACGATTATCTAAAACTTCCAGCGACAGATACATGGGGAGTATTGATGAGAAAAGACAGTCCATTGGCACAAAATACAGTAATAAAACCAAAAGATTTACATAATATACCTCTTTTATGTTCAAGACAATCAATGGTTGGGAAAGGAATTTCTCAATGGATAGGAAAAGATTTTGAAAAGTTGAATATTGTAGCTACCTATAATCTTGTGTATAATGCTTCTCTTATGGTAGAGGAAGGAATTGGTTATGCACTGTCTCTTGATAAATTGGTAAATACTACAGGAAATAGTGCCTTATGTTTTAAACCACTGGAGCCAAAACTGGAAGTAGGGCTAAATATTGTCTGGAAAAAATCACAGGTATTTTCTAAAGCTGCAAAGAAATTTTTGGAAATGCTGGAATCGGAATTAAGTTAA
- a CDS encoding alpha/beta hydrolase: MTKQKKIFLIGISFLFLTGIHLEAISALENKKPIMIQEQGSFSVGGTVISTSGTYNTNTPLKPDGQTLHGDHAYVSYQIPVNAHKNPLVFLHGAGQSAQTWETTPDGREGFDNIFLRRGFGIYLVDQPRRGRAGRSTVEGTVSNATDDQFWFDTFRIGEYPRYFDNVQFAKGEKALENFFRQMTPNTAAYDEGVISDAMAALFEKIGNGVLVTHSQGGGPGWWTAIKNSNVKGIIAYEPGSGFVFPEGEVPEPLQTISPFGALSAGSIPMEEFIKLTKIPIVIYYGDNIAPAPSKEWTKDHWRVRYEMAKLWAEAVNRHGGDVKVVHLPEIGIKGNTHFPFSDLNNIAVADEMSKWLKEKGLDK; the protein is encoded by the coding sequence ATGACTAAACAGAAAAAAATATTTTTAATAGGGATAAGTTTTTTATTTTTAACAGGAATACATTTAGAAGCAATATCAGCACTAGAAAACAAAAAGCCAATAATGATACAGGAGCAGGGAAGCTTTAGTGTAGGAGGAACAGTTATAAGTACTTCAGGAACATATAATACAAATACTCCATTGAAACCTGATGGGCAGACTTTACATGGAGATCATGCTTATGTATCATATCAGATTCCAGTAAATGCACATAAGAATCCATTGGTATTTCTTCATGGAGCTGGACAATCAGCTCAGACATGGGAAACAACTCCAGATGGGAGAGAAGGATTCGATAATATTTTTCTTCGTCGTGGTTTTGGGATATATTTAGTAGATCAGCCAAGAAGAGGAAGAGCTGGACGAAGTACAGTGGAAGGAACAGTTTCTAATGCAACAGATGATCAATTCTGGTTTGATACTTTTCGTATAGGGGAATATCCTCGTTACTTTGATAATGTACAATTTGCTAAGGGAGAAAAAGCTTTAGAAAATTTTTTCCGCCAAATGACTCCCAATACAGCTGCATATGATGAAGGTGTGATTTCAGATGCAATGGCTGCCTTATTTGAAAAGATAGGAAATGGAGTTTTAGTAACTCACTCACAGGGAGGAGGACCTGGATGGTGGACGGCTATCAAGAATTCAAATGTTAAAGGAATAATAGCATATGAGCCGGGAAGCGGATTTGTATTTCCAGAGGGAGAAGTTCCTGAACCATTACAAACAATAAGTCCTTTTGGAGCATTAAGTGCAGGAAGTATTCCAATGGAAGAATTTATAAAACTAACAAAAATACCAATTGTAATCTATTATGGAGATAATATAGCTCCTGCTCCATCTAAAGAGTGGACTAAAGATCACTGGAGGGTGCGTTATGAAATGGCAAAACTTTGGGCAGAAGCAGTAAATCGTCATGGTGGAGATGTAAAAGTGGTTCATCTTCCTGAAATTGGAATAAAAGGAAATACTCATTTTCCATTTTCAGATTTGAATAATATAGCAGTAGCAGACGAAATGTCAAAATGGTTAAAAGAAAAAGGATTGGATAAATAG
- a CDS encoding flavodoxin family protein → MKVLLVNGGPHVKGCTYTALAEVEKTLNKEGIETEIFWVGVKPIASCISCRTCAETKKCVFNDCVNEFLDKAKDFDGFIFGTPVHYAGATGAITSFMDRAFFTDFLSGRKTFWLKPAAAVISARRAGTTAAFDQMNKYFTISEMPIVSSRYWNMVHGAEAEDVLQDEEGLYTMRVLARNMAWMLKCKEAGIKNGVEFPEQEEPVFTNFIR, encoded by the coding sequence ATGAAAGTATTATTAGTAAATGGAGGACCACATGTAAAAGGATGCACTTATACTGCCCTTGCAGAAGTGGAAAAAACTTTGAACAAAGAAGGAATAGAAACTGAAATATTCTGGGTAGGAGTGAAGCCAATAGCAAGCTGTATATCTTGTAGAACTTGTGCAGAAACTAAAAAGTGTGTATTCAATGATTGTGTAAATGAATTTTTAGACAAAGCTAAGGACTTTGATGGATTTATTTTTGGAACTCCAGTACATTATGCAGGAGCTACAGGAGCAATAACTTCATTTATGGACAGAGCATTTTTTACTGATTTTCTAAGCGGAAGAAAAACTTTCTGGCTAAAACCAGCAGCAGCAGTAATTTCTGCCAGAAGAGCAGGAACAACAGCTGCATTTGACCAGATGAATAAATATTTTACTATTTCAGAAATGCCGATAGTTTCATCAAGATATTGGAATATGGTACATGGAGCAGAGGCAGAAGATGTATTGCAAGATGAAGAAGGACTATATACTATGAGAGTATTAGCAAGAAATATGGCATGGATGCTGAAATGTAAAGAAGCAGGAATAAAGAATGGGGTAGAATTTCCAGAACAGGAAGAGCCTGTTTTTACAAATTTTATCCGTTAA
- a CDS encoding flavodoxin: MRKIYTAILLIMTAVSFTAFGNQKVDGKKILIAYFSVPENEKNNGIDGIGSASMQFADGKLVGNTQLMAMMIQKKTGGDIFEIKTKAPYPRDHKTLVDQADGERERGFKPELASKIDNIDEYDTVFIGYPIWWYGFPMPMYTFFEENDFSGKKVIPFSTHGGSGFTGTIEEMAKLQPKAQVEENGLTISRNRVSGMEREVNTWLENLGF; the protein is encoded by the coding sequence ATGAGAAAGATTTATACGGCAATACTATTAATAATGACAGCAGTATCTTTTACAGCTTTTGGAAATCAAAAAGTTGATGGTAAAAAAATATTGATTGCATATTTTTCTGTACCAGAAAATGAAAAAAATAATGGAATAGACGGAATCGGATCAGCCAGTATGCAGTTTGCAGATGGAAAGCTAGTTGGAAATACACAGCTAATGGCTATGATGATTCAGAAAAAAACAGGTGGAGATATATTTGAAATAAAAACAAAAGCTCCTTATCCAAGAGATCATAAAACTTTAGTAGATCAAGCTGATGGAGAGAGAGAAAGAGGATTTAAACCAGAGCTTGCTTCAAAGATAGATAATATTGATGAATATGATACTGTCTTTATTGGTTATCCAATCTGGTGGTATGGCTTCCCAATGCCTATGTATACTTTCTTTGAAGAAAATGATTTCTCTGGTAAAAAAGTTATTCCTTTCTCAACTCATGGAGGAAGTGGATTTACAGGTACTATTGAAGAAATGGCAAAATTACAGCCTAAAGCACAGGTAGAAGAAAATGGACTTACTATTTCAAGAAACAGAGTTTCTGGAATGGAGAGAGAAGTAAATACATGGCTTGAAAACTTAGGGTTCTAA
- a CDS encoding autotransporter outer membrane beta-barrel domain-containing protein, whose amino-acid sequence MIEKIMKAVKSNNKKRGRNITVGAVVGMLLSCTVVMGENVAGLEIITGEKGIEFSKDGDKFTPGSATDPYSDNTWTNNTYTNNSIISGTSEDGEGYGIYVKDSEGKLANLDGNLRNNGEIAGKGSTKGYGIYVKDLNGNLTNNGKITGEGTSTGGYGISILNALNGSLTNNGKITSTNNSGTGTRFGIRVANLNGELTNNGEITAINSGTGNSHGVYIVSSTEQMNLTNNGEITASATGEGYGVYVYNNFNGTLTNNGKITGTSSGSNFAAGVREENAFNGTLTNNGEITGIAVSTSANGIYPVKGLNGNLTNNGKIIGISTSGAGFGMTIGKSKGSELINNGIIAGTSSSANGHGIYLDSATDSSIANTGVIYGSTNAIFIQQETIKSIDNYGLLVTGRDVINDRTKIVNLKNYGLAFKVDGTKYSASTEVDSNDNSDFSNFGTISGDDKYTVINAKAIGESATEIEGTDSITLKDGSFLYLDSKDSEQTERISSDKKYVLNGITDTLKVSGWYNKLNDSIVNAYETAVVMGEDKSMLTLDNTIVNGGMKEDTTAVNITGTGNEFIAKGNSVINTKADGVAITVGGNNNAVVLEGNAIVNGKMEAKGNGNILDLDGTGKYGMNMHYDISGFEKMAIDNNVTFSEDMKVTGTKTVAVEGTGVLNLRLKKAEGVPLADDSASTIPKATHAFSKNGEMTIEGSSEGEAGTLNFITNGIGREILVDMEDIALKNMKIKASSIIDTARFEGNDIHLGAGSDLGEIVNPKVNKYNSLNKIYKSIYSSREENIDGLRDILSMTYLGKNYDFNNATDEEQLANLLTYLNSIYSGTPYSYSSELSRRSIGMFRDIITENEFRPNLNNWLIMGGLTHADGGTKDTYYGRNYHEFDTGSSETSADMKLTGAYMLAKYGYSENTSLGLTLGGNKSEAKLDMAKVKGNSGYLGAFAENYRGNLTLKAGAGVQYSEYDADRRTTGDSYSDKYSDMAYDIYLNGRYSNPMGDNFFLEPYGTLSYTYVDQDGADEGNKTLAIETDSKSFDYTVGKVGLDLKKVIPHEKGKSTLTAGVSYTKIFDGADEENITGRFKGGSDFDIIVAHKNEHSIGLNAKYALELESGVLLDVKGTYSVERDSHNGSAKNKNKGEWIVGAGLGYKF is encoded by the coding sequence ATGATAGAAAAGATTATGAAAGCAGTAAAGAGCAACAATAAAAAAAGAGGAAGAAATATTACAGTAGGAGCAGTAGTAGGAATGCTTCTATCTTGTACGGTTGTAATGGGGGAAAATGTAGCAGGATTAGAAATAATAACAGGAGAAAAAGGAATAGAATTTAGTAAAGATGGAGATAAATTTACACCGGGAAGCGCAACTGATCCATATTCTGATAATACTTGGACTAATAATACATATACAAATAACTCAATAATATCTGGAACAAGTGAAGATGGTGAAGGTTATGGAATATATGTGAAAGACTCAGAGGGAAAACTAGCAAATTTAGATGGAAATCTAAGAAATAATGGCGAAATAGCTGGTAAAGGTTCTACTAAGGGTTATGGAATATATGTGAAAGACTTAAATGGAAATCTAACAAATAATGGAAAAATAACTGGTGAGGGGACTAGTACTGGTGGTTATGGAATAAGTATACTAAACGCCTTAAATGGAAGTCTAACAAATAACGGGAAAATAACTAGTACTAATAATTCTGGGACTGGTACTAGGTTTGGAATACGTGTAGCAAACTTAAATGGTGAATTAACAAACAACGGTGAAATAACTGCTATTAATTCTGGTACTGGTAATAGTCATGGGGTATATATAGTTTCAAGTACAGAGCAAATGAATCTAACAAACAACGGTGAAATAACTGCTTCTGCTACTGGTGAAGGTTATGGAGTGTATGTGTATAATAACTTCAATGGAACTCTAACAAACAATGGAAAAATAACTGGTACTAGTTCTGGTTCTAACTTTGCTGCTGGAGTGCGTGAGGAGAATGCCTTCAATGGAACTCTAACAAATAATGGAGAAATAACTGGTATTGCTGTTAGTACTAGTGCTAATGGAATATATCCAGTGAAAGGCTTAAATGGAAATCTAACAAATAATGGAAAAATAATTGGTATTAGTACTAGTGGTGCTGGTTTTGGAATGACTATTGGAAAGTCAAAGGGTAGTGAACTAATAAATAATGGAATAATAGCTGGTACTAGTTCTAGTGCCAATGGTCATGGAATATATTTAGACTCTGCAACTGATTCAAGTATAGCAAATACAGGAGTTATATATGGTTCAACTAATGCTATATTTATTCAGCAGGAAACTATAAAAAGTATAGATAACTACGGACTTCTTGTAACTGGTAGAGATGTAATAAATGATAGAACAAAAATTGTTAATCTAAAAAACTATGGACTTGCTTTTAAAGTTGATGGAACTAAATATTCAGCTAGTACTGAGGTTGATAGCAATGATAATAGTGATTTTTCAAACTTTGGAACAATTTCTGGAGATGATAAATATACAGTAATAAATGCTAAAGCTATTGGAGAGAGTGCTACTGAGATAGAAGGAACTGATAGTATAACTTTAAAAGATGGATCTTTCTTATATCTTGACTCTAAGGATAGTGAACAAACTGAAAGAATTTCTTCAGATAAAAAATATGTTTTAAATGGAATAACAGATACTCTTAAAGTTTCTGGATGGTATAACAAATTAAATGACAGCATAGTTAATGCTTATGAAACAGCAGTTGTAATGGGTGAAGATAAATCAATGCTTACTTTGGACAATACAATAGTAAATGGAGGAATGAAAGAAGATACTACAGCTGTAAATATAACAGGAACTGGAAATGAATTTATTGCTAAAGGAAACTCTGTAATAAATACCAAAGCTGACGGTGTTGCTATAACAGTAGGTGGAAATAACAATGCTGTTGTTTTAGAAGGAAATGCAATAGTCAATGGAAAGATGGAAGCTAAAGGAAATGGGAATATTCTTGATCTTGATGGAACAGGAAAATATGGAATGAATATGCATTATGATATCTCTGGATTTGAAAAAATGGCTATAGACAATAATGTAACATTCTCTGAAGATATGAAAGTCACAGGAACTAAAACAGTGGCAGTAGAAGGAACAGGAGTATTAAATCTTAGATTGAAAAAGGCAGAAGGGGTACCACTAGCAGATGATTCAGCAAGTACAATACCAAAAGCAACTCACGCTTTCTCAAAAAATGGTGAAATGACAATAGAGGGAAGCTCTGAAGGGGAAGCAGGAACTTTGAATTTCATAACAAATGGAATAGGAAGAGAAATATTAGTTGATATGGAAGATATAGCTCTTAAAAATATGAAGATAAAAGCAAGCTCTATCATAGATACAGCTAGATTTGAAGGAAATGATATTCATTTAGGAGCAGGTTCAGATTTAGGTGAAATTGTAAATCCTAAAGTAAATAAATATAATTCTTTAAATAAGATATATAAAAGTATTTACAGTAGTAGAGAAGAAAATATTGATGGATTGAGAGATATATTAAGCATGACTTATCTTGGAAAAAATTATGACTTTAACAATGCAACAGATGAAGAACAACTTGCAAATCTTTTAACTTATCTAAATAGTATCTACAGTGGAACTCCTTACTCATATAGTTCAGAGTTATCAAGAAGATCAATAGGAATGTTCAGAGATATTATCACAGAAAATGAATTCAGACCAAACCTGAATAACTGGTTGATAATGGGTGGTTTAACTCATGCTGATGGTGGAACTAAAGATACATATTATGGAAGAAATTATCATGAATTTGATACTGGTTCATCAGAGACAAGCGCAGATATGAAACTTACTGGAGCATATATGCTGGCTAAATATGGATATTCAGAAAATACTTCTCTAGGTTTAACTCTTGGTGGAAACAAAAGTGAAGCTAAGCTAGATATGGCAAAAGTAAAAGGAAATAGTGGATACTTAGGTGCATTCGCTGAAAACTACAGAGGAAACCTAACATTAAAAGCAGGAGCTGGAGTACAATATTCAGAATATGATGCTGACAGAAGAACAACAGGAGACAGCTATAGTGATAAATATTCAGATATGGCTTATGATATTTATTTAAATGGAAGATATTCTAACCCAATGGGAGATAACTTCTTCTTAGAACCATACGGAACTCTATCATACACATATGTAGATCAAGATGGAGCAGATGAAGGAAACAAAACTCTAGCGATAGAAACTGATTCTAAATCATTTGACTATACAGTAGGAAAAGTTGGATTAGATCTTAAAAAAGTAATACCTCATGAAAAAGGTAAGAGCACTTTAACTGCTGGAGTAAGCTATACTAAAATATTTGATGGAGCAGATGAAGAAAATATCACTGGAAGATTTAAAGGTGGATCAGACTTTGATATCATTGTAGCTCACAAAAATGAACACAGTATAGGACTTAATGCTAAATATGCTCTTGAACTAGAAAGTGGAGTACTACTTGATGTAAAAGGAACTTACTCAGTGGAAAGAGATTCTCACAACGGTTCTGCTAAAAACAAAAATAAAGGTGAATGGATAGTTGGAGCAGGATTAGGATATAAGTTCTAA
- a CDS encoding HU family DNA-binding protein → MTEGEFIKFYKKRNKIKSHRLVKEKIDLFWNALFKALDEDKKVVLQRWGVFEKREMKSRKIKVPMWEEPTYTKPKESIKFRAGLNFVKIANGDTDE, encoded by the coding sequence ATGACTGAAGGGGAATTCATAAAGTTCTATAAAAAAAGAAATAAGATTAAAAGTCACAGATTAGTGAAAGAAAAGATAGACTTATTCTGGAATGCACTATTTAAAGCTTTAGATGAAGATAAAAAAGTGGTATTACAGAGATGGGGAGTATTTGAAAAAAGAGAGATGAAATCTAGAAAAATAAAGGTACCAATGTGGGAAGAACCAACTTATACTAAACCTAAAGAATCAATAAAATTCAGAGCAGGACTAAATTTTGTAAAGATAGCTAATGGTGATACAGATGAATAA
- a CDS encoding HU family DNA-binding protein → MNKRELAKVYVKMSPKNISIVQAVKEIEEFLETLKESIALDNEVGFPKRGVFEILTRQPRVVANPVTRERMTVYPKKTVKFRASKKIK, encoded by the coding sequence ATGAATAAAAGAGAATTAGCAAAGGTATATGTAAAAATGAGCCCCAAAAACATATCAATAGTACAGGCTGTAAAAGAGATAGAAGAATTTCTTGAAACATTGAAAGAATCAATAGCCTTAGATAATGAGGTAGGATTTCCTAAAAGAGGAGTATTTGAAATCTTGACAAGACAACCAAGAGTAGTGGCTAATCCTGTTACAAGAGAAAGAATGACTGTATATCCAAAAAAGACAGTAAAATTCAGAGCATCTAAAAAAATAAAATAA
- a CDS encoding MerR family transcriptional regulator, producing the protein MINLSIGEAAKKLNTTTHTLRYYDNEGLLPIERDVNGRRIFSTKNFIMLNTIECLKATGMSLKDIKLYIDWCEEGFASVQRRHALFLERKATVESQIAALQKTLKTINYKIDLYENALNTGVLNMCEADREELANKILNNEL; encoded by the coding sequence ATGATAAACCTAAGTATTGGAGAAGCTGCAAAAAAATTAAATACAACTACTCATACACTCCGTTATTATGATAATGAAGGCTTACTGCCTATAGAAAGAGATGTAAATGGAAGACGTATCTTTAGTACCAAAAATTTTATAATGTTAAATACAATAGAATGTCTTAAAGCTACTGGAATGTCGCTGAAAGATATTAAGCTGTACATTGATTGGTGTGAAGAAGGATTTGCTTCAGTTCAAAGACGTCATGCTTTATTTTTAGAGCGTAAAGCAACTGTAGAAAGTCAGATTGCAGCACTTCAAAAGACTTTAAAAACAATTAATTATAAGATTGATCTTTATGAAAATGCTTTAAATACTGGAGTATTAAATATGTGCGAAGCTGACCGTGAAGAACTGGCAAATAAAATTTTAAATAATGAACTTTAA
- a CDS encoding PHP domain-containing protein has translation MKVDLHLHDNKYSSDSHVSIEEIIKEARIKGLDGIALTNHESTDVRKEIEELVQKYDFPIFPGVEYLTKDGDIVAFGIDELPEEQMTAQEFIDYVAKAGGTCTAAHPYRTNNRGLEDKLNIVKGLTAIEGYNGSTSEYHNGLAVATAKKLGIQVLGSSDAHVKEKVGVFATLLPYRVNNVKELIEALKTNKCKPLVYKNNKYEVIE, from the coding sequence ATGAAGGTAGATTTACATTTACATGATAATAAATATTCTTCAGATAGTCATGTGTCAATAGAGGAAATTATAAAAGAAGCCCGAATAAAAGGATTAGATGGAATTGCCCTTACAAACCATGAGAGTACTGATGTAAGAAAAGAGATTGAGGAATTGGTTCAGAAATATGATTTTCCAATTTTTCCCGGAGTAGAATATCTGACTAAAGATGGAGATATAGTTGCATTTGGAATTGATGAACTTCCAGAGGAACAGATGACAGCTCAGGAATTTATAGATTATGTAGCTAAAGCAGGAGGAACTTGCACTGCTGCTCATCCATACAGAACAAATAATAGAGGACTGGAAGATAAGCTTAACATAGTAAAAGGACTTACAGCCATTGAAGGATATAATGGAAGCACAAGTGAATATCATAATGGTCTGGCTGTAGCAACTGCAAAAAAACTTGGAATACAGGTTCTTGGATCAAGTGATGCTCATGTAAAGGAAAAAGTGGGGGTATTTGCTACTCTTCTTCCGTATAGAGTAAACAATGTAAAAGAACTTATAGAAGCTTTGAAAACTAATAAGTGTAAGCCGTTAGTATATAAAAACAATAAATATGAAGTAATAGAATAA